A window of the Linepithema humile isolate Giens D197 chromosome 4, Lhum_UNIL_v1.0, whole genome shotgun sequence genome harbors these coding sequences:
- the LOC105675015 gene encoding serine-rich adhesin for platelets-like isoform X1, which translates to MFHETELATRREMPGENQLARGGGGSAPGGRRESSSRGGGGEPDSRNRGPTATMIPLPRTGQFASASQNQKIAKTEKNRLRLILESRGTAAADVADKERKIGVQQEEEMPQDNWRVSAANCSSVARTCEESRDLHRNEKENAETRRDRSRATEGRVPCGIAAAAAAASVGVEGVAGVWGGQRRQASPPPLTSRRLESAADAATAAAAAPTAAAASFNPVVAAATQRCAAAKGAVVDAGAPRPSRIYWGAPLVAETSKEDAMEPEAKEEDERRSSTPSPEFYVRRSKRYNEDGSSEEDAKQDSSSLPSHRLPSSYRGTWPIRRDVWANQQIGFPAQQSTSLAAHNDVASVMSFSSSNSAGLEAGSSTELPGHRRLGAKVDVVYNLLGMLEKNGRDDMSTTLLSMSTSIDSCLVMRQSGCLPLLVQLIHAPGQDPDTRDRAMQALHNVVHAKSDERAGRREARVLRFLEQLRDYCQTLRISLERGQPADDLERGHPAAPIAALMKLSFDEAHRHAMCQLGGLHAVAELIEMDHLAHGSESDDQNCITLRRYAGMALTNLTFGDGNNKALLCSFKEFMKALVSQLRSPSDDLRQVTASVLRNLSWRADSSSKQTLREVGAVTGLMRAAMEGRKESTLKSILSALWNLSAHCSTNKVDICAVDGALAFLVDMLSYKAPSKTLAIIENAGGILRNVSSHVAVREDYRAIVRERGCLQVLLQQLRSPSLTVVSNACGALWNLSARCPQDQRLLWDLGAVPMLRSLVHSKHKMISMGSSAALKNLLSARPGCNNLVHLDSTARGLGLSTLPSLAARRQRALEQEIDQNLAETCDNIEPSTSPINKDDKFTFKLDHSFLGINAHSLRAYQLHSQPGTSTAKSNGVARSESRDSMRSITSTHSDTMFERVNRHVLNGVSPTDSQIKQQSSSLHSAVGFDNGACSSDGHARATSSERKYTLRYKNSIPERLKPSDVGFDVNELKCTNSTISWAAVPNQEPSQISLHSSIENNASLIDQSVSFSSKAGSQSSVSEEIEATVCAKSDYRRATANMDGSKQASYLPDVKEGTGFVYAEKALLRQHDALNSIQKAISPTISRGPDGNLFGDYAETDLDQPTDYSLRYGEQTIDDEKQHSGFFPGNDQGLLHEDTVKTYYTEGTPRTTSLNSSRATSASDLQDDSRIRSSSRKQLSEQYKAGHVEDRGECKASSLTDVPKLNDFTESEAELNLRGVTHLTDDESANHSLPYLEEDLGKPLKSIEEDTIIQNFSSVRTTPISMVLGSSEYNDDHDGESSSRIINLDSKSSIGKANKDLPSSDVEFSSGSSGLKTSNNDSGYQVSDGDEDDEDLLAACINIGMQNNRHRHSFIGNNLEKLPRSDSNLTRYQTSLALNQVDQNGTESNNSSFNMKYAASRGGATAENVLSEKNKEGRKDNEKQNNLKTATVTNTNDEYTRNITELNDASATTAMNDDSNNFSEKVIPVLQRPDVSNELIINDGTDKKDSRPDEATIDDQIADIPMKQSFTKDSESSESIDSVEQSEHALLELCIQPGIKSEGNIAINQSNADYVKSQLELYNKQIHFIKGRSNISEEISELDGNVSGKPEAAFDIVRTTDVLHRESAEKHTKEETYRRQRDPDAMIASLDRLTATLVQQTEAMRERDSGAMKQSLTCDTWNEDSPNDVSFPSISISAPLVASFNSDAQEDQCHTQDNNVQPENNEQTNMTESRIIQREAIKLAEAVDAETNNQNELETTSLTSIDLEAIKPPSSMGSLLSLTASYAGSVDNSEAFVNRDRCYSTSLPPVPAKNSTDPRNVRKKSLPIGMVAKRALGHGNQSHTTSLENLLNECASSHLENVKPPSMMDELPDVGDMENSMLSVASITSEIADAKDQDSHSLTGSDPVVFEMLKPVANVLSMTCMRYAEGSANNSLSECLENINPPSLFNEVTEMDESTMEANTDTLCSDTLCIETELHTDVHSIVAEVIDEAENDTDEAATPISSEYCVSSSAESTPKRRPHLMSHLTPKQKRHLTKERYKTYTIAAEIVKKEEEERRKQDGANNGEGDKIPRSSFTRLTPKQRRQENRARFQTQVLQNPFPDLNAAKAKAEVEQIPAGNVEKQELASPIKSSIPTLTKLPVCKALRRKRGDSQESKERYRTRTLNDSEAVFKENEHGASATEEGQAQGYARGEIQSLLEQNATIVLKNLKESNKSTNDSVRDDDTLRCETYTVANDSEHNLRMRFVNGLSRKLMGAQQVDDDEMQTERAEAAREGATESNSDAESNCEEQEPRETKRPRIIKPGMPGRDPSADSNATDKSEPESPKAIRGRRKALYSNPITRKPTPQSSPLKQVNPVSGIPIGRSNTSPIVRATRATTLRQNNNSSTATKDSPKSNTSPKRTPFSVDAERKTRNLATVSKRASVPQKGSSLTFTKSAKRHSTPPACSSNYQSDVKPPEVAFKALERQGTFTKDEPEVDNAPTVHSASSSPVKTKIAKPIRGASSKVHPAAAKSKISVKAQAAYQPKLTKANSSEKMQPPKGLLMAPKKVSPGKIAPPAKVLNGSAPQNEKTVRKISPLGQRSNSNSSIVSNTSPNVQNRKLTKEATSKIASLWKKVEESRNKQRFEKDTRQWIRPANSATEVDAAPAAAAYSNPPAYRLFRSSTFEGISQEDSDDDETIACRVTSKLPILGAPVAAPGGPKYRNSCDLTGVSAHEAPCKIPVKSCESYKRETTQLDDALVTMRKQQSAEFAAETDPTKRISRLGSFIRMDPAAAAAAAAAAAAAAAAAAAAENGVRTPASAIVPPFNYNPKPDIPSQAARARSDEGQGKFEAAEIVTGSARVTTV; encoded by the exons ATGTTCCATGAGACTGAATTGGCGACGCGGCGAGAGATGCCGGGCGAAAACCAGCTGGCGAGAGGCGGCGGAGGAAGCGCTCCGGGTGGACGCAGGGAATCCTCCTCGAGGGGTGGCGGCGGCGAGCCGGATTCTCGCAACCGAGGACCGACCGCGACGATGATCCCGCTTCCGCGCACCGGTCAGTTCGCGTCCGCCTCGCAGAACCAGAAGATCGCCAAGACGGAGAAAAATCGGCTGAGATTGATCTTGGAGAGCCGCGGCACCGCGGCAGCCGACGTCGCCGACAAGGAGCGGAAGATCGGCGTGCAGCAGGAGGAGGAAATGCCGCAGGATAATTGGCGAGTGTCGGCTGCCAACTGCTCGAGCGTCGCGCGTACTTGCGAGGAATCACGCGATTTGCATCGGAACGAAAAG GAGAACGCGGAAACCCGCCGAGACAGATCGCGCGCGACGGAAGGCCGCGTGCCGTGCGGCatagcggcggcggcggcggcggcgagcgTCGGGGTGGAAGGCGTCGCCGGCGTGTGGGGCGGACAGAGACGGCAGGCGTCGCCGCCGCCCCTGACATCGCGCAGGCTGGAATCGGCCGCTGACgccgcaacagcagcagcagcagcaccaacagcagcagcagcatcgTTCAACCCCGTTGTCGCCGCCGCTACGCAGAGATGCGCCGCTGCGAAAGGCGCCGTCGTCGATGCCGGCGCGCCGAGGCCGTCGCGAATCTATTGGGGCGCTCCTCTCGTCGCTGAGACCAGCAAGGAGGATGCCATGGAGCCGGAAGCCAAGGAAGAGGATGAGCGACGCTCGTCGACGCCGAGTCCCGAG TTCTATGTGCGAAGGAGCAAACGTTACAACGAGGATGGCAGTAGTGAGGAGGACGCTAAGCAGGACAGCAGCTCGCTGCCTAGCCACAGGCTGCCGTCTTCGTACCGCGGAACGTGGCCCATCAGAAGAGACGTATGGGCTAATCAGCAGATTGGCTTTCCGGCCCAGCAGAGCACATCGCTCGCTGCACACAAT GATGTGGCCAGCGTGATGAGTTTCTCGTCGTCGAACTCGGCGGGTCTCGAGGCCGGCAGCTCCACGGAGCTGCCGGGTCATCGGCGGCTGGGTGCCAAGGTGGACGTGGTGTACAATCTGCTGGGTATGCTGGAGAAGAACGGGCGGGACGACATGAGCACGACGCTGCTCTCGATGAGCACGTCTATCGACAGCTGCCTGGTGATGAGGCAGTCCGGGTGTCTGCCGTTGCTGGTGCAACTGATTCACGCGCCCGGCCAGGATCCGGACACCCGCGACAGAGCTATGCAGGCGCTGCACAACGTGGTGCACGCTAAAAGCGACGAGAGGGCGGGCCGCCGGGAGGCGCGGGTGCTCCGGTTTCTCGAACAACTGCGCGACTATTGCCAGACTCTGAGGATATCGCTGGAGAGAGGTCAGCCGGCGGACGATCTGGAGCGAGGACACCCGGCGGCGCCGATAGCCGCGCTGATGAAGCTCTCCTTCGACGAGGCGCACCGTCACGCCATGTGCCAGCTGGGCGGCCTCCACGCGGTCGCCGAGCTCATCGAGATGGATCACCTGGCGCACGGCAGCGAGAGCGACGATCAGAACTGCATCACGTTGCGCAGATACGCGGGAATGGCGCTGACGAATCTCACGTTCGGCGACGGCAACAATAAAGCGCTGCTCTGCTCCTTCAAGGAGTTCATGAAGGCTCTAGTTTCGCAGCTCAGGAGCCCCAGCGACGATCTCAGGCAAGTGACGGCGAGTGTCTTGAGAAACTTGTCCTGGCGCGCCGACAGCAGCAGCAAGCAGACGCTGAGGGAAGTCGGAGCGGTGACGGGATTGATGAGGGCCGCGATGGAGGGCCGCAAGGAGTCCACTCTTAAATCCATACTGTCCGCCCTGTGGAATCTGTCGGCGCACTGCAGCACGAACAAAGTGGACATCTGCGCCGTGGACGGCGCGCTCGCCTTCCTCGTGGACATGCTGAGCTACAAGGCGCCGTCCAAGACACTCGCGATCATCGAGAACGCCGGCGGCATCCTGAGGAACGTATCGAGTCACGTGGCGGTGCGAGAGGATTACAGAGCCATCGTGAGGGAGAGGGGCTGCCTGCAGGTTCTCCTGCAGCAACTACGATCGCCCAGTCTGACGGTCGTCAGCAACGCCTGCGGGGCGCTGTGGAATCTGTCCGCGCGGTGTCCTCAGGATCAGCGGCTTCTCTGGGACTTGGGCGCCGTGCCGATGCTGCGCAGTCTCGTGCACTCGAAGCACAAGATGATCTCGATGGGCTCGAGCGCGGCCCTGAAGAACCTGCTGAGCGCCCGACCTGGATGCAACAATCTCGTCCATCTGGATTCTACCGCGCGCGGACTCGGACTGTCAACGCTGCCGAGTCTGGCCGCGCGCCGGCAGCGCGCTCTCGAACAAGAAATCGACCAGAACCTGGCCGAGACGTGCGACAACATCGAGCCGAGCACGTCGCCGATCAATAAGGACGACAAATTCACGTTCAAGCTGGACCACAGCTTCCTCGGCATCAACGCGCATAGTCTGCGTGCTTATCAGCTGCACAGTCAGCCCGGCACGTCGACCGCCAAGAGCAACGGAGTCGCCCGCAGCGAGAGCAGAGACTCCATGCGTTCCATCACCAGCACGCACTCCGACACTATGTTCGAGCGAGTGAATCGTCACGTTCTGAACGGCGTGTCGCCTACGGACTCGCAGATCAAGCAGCAATCCTCGTCGTTGCATTCCGCAGTCGGGTTCGACAATGGCGCGTGTAGCAGCGACGGTCACGCGAGGGCCACCTCTTCCGAGCGGAAGTACACTCTACGTTACAAGAACTCCATACCGGAACGACTGAAGCCGTCCGACGTCGGTTTCGACGTGAACGAGCTCAAGTGCACAAACTCCACCATATCGTGGGCCGCGGTGCCCAATCAAGAGCCCTCTCAGATCTCCTTGCACTCTTCCATCGAGAATAATGCGTCTTTGATCGACCAGAGCGTGTCGTTCTCGTCCAAAGCGGGCAGTCAATCCAGCGTCTCCGAGGAGATTGAGGCGACCGTTTGCGCCAAGTCGGATTATCGACGAGCAACCGCGAACATGGACGGCTCGAAGCAGGCTTCCTATCTGCCCGACGTAAAGGAAGGCACGGGCTTCGTGTACGCGGAGAAGGCTCTGCTGCGTCAACACGACGCGCTGAACAGCATTCAAAAAGCGATCTCGCCCACGATCAGCCGCGGCCCGGACGGCAATCTGTTCGGCGACTACGCCGAGACGGATCTGGATCAACCGACCGATTACAGTCTGCGCTACGGCGAGCAGACGATAGACGACGAGAAGCAACACTCCGGCTTCTTCCCGGGCAACGATCAAGGACTCCTGCACGAGGACACGGTCAAGACTTACTACACGGAGGGAACACCGCGCACGACGTCCCTAAACTCGTCCAGAGCCACCTCCGCGTCCGATTTGCAGGACGACAGCCGTATAAGGAGCTCATCGAGGAAGCAGCTGTCGGAACAATACAAGGCTGGGCACGTGGAGGATCGCGGTGAATGCAAAGCGTCGTCCTTGACAGACGTGCCAAAATTGAACGACTTCACCGAATCGGAAGCGGAGCTGAATTTACGAGGCGTGACGCATCTGACGGACGACGAAAGCGCAAATCATTCGCTGCCGTACCTTGAGGAGGATTTAGGCAAACCGCTCAAGAGCATTGAAGAAGACACAATCATCCAGAACTTTTCAAG cgTCAGGACGACACCAATTTCGATGGTATTAGGGAGTTCTGAATATAATGATGATCACGATGGAGAGTCCAGTTCCAGGATTATCAATTTAG ACTCGAAATCAAGTATCGGCAAAGCAAATAAAGATTTACCGTCGAGTGACGTGGAATTCTCGTCTGGCAGTAGCGGTTTGAAAACTTCCAATAACGATTCAGGat atcAAGTTAGCGACGGAGATGAGGATGACGAAGATCTGCTTGCTGCTTGTATTAATATTGGAATGCAAAATAATag GCACAGACATTCCTTCATAGGAAATAATCTTGAGAAGCTTCCTCGATCAGATAGTAACTTGACTCGATATCAAACTAGTCTAGCCTTAAATCAAGTCGATCAAAATGGAACTGAGTCGAATAACTCGTcgtttaatatgaaatatgcgGCATCTCGTGGAGGAGCGACGGctgaaaatgttttatcagAAAAGAATAAAGAGGGCAGGAAGGATAATGAAAAACAGAACAATCTGAAAACAGCCACG gTGACAAATACAAATGACGAATATACGCGTAATATTACGGAGTTAAATGACGCTTCCGCCACAACAGCAATGAATGATGATAGCAATAATTTCTCAGAAAAGGTGATACCTGTTTTACAGAGACCTGACGTCTccaatgaattaattataaatgacgGCACGGATAAAAAGGACTCACGACCGGACGAAGCGACAATCGACGATCAGATCGCAGATATTCCGATGAAGCAATCGTTCACGAAGGATTCCGAAAGCAGCGAATCAATTGACTCTGTCGAGCAGTCCGAACACGCTCTCCTGGAATTGTGCATTCAACCCGGCATAAAATCCGAAGGCAACATCGCCATAAACCAGAGCAATGCGGATTACGTTAAATCGCAGCTGGAATTATACAACAAACAAATACACTTCATAAAAGGAAGAAGCAACATTTCGGAAGAAATATCCGAGCTTGACGGCAACGTGAGCGGGAAACCGGAAGCTGCATTCGACATCGTGAGGACTACGGACGTTCTACATCGCGAGAGCGCGGAGAAGCACACGAAGGAGGAGACGTACAGAAGGCAGAGAGATCCCGACGCTATGATCGCATCGCTGGATCGATTAACGGCTACGCTGGTGCAACAAACCGAGGCGATGCGCGAGCGAGACTCCGGCGCGATGAAGCAGAGTTTGACGTGCGACACGTGGAACGAGGATTCGCCCAACGACGTTTCCTTCCCCAGCATCAGCATCAGCGCGCCGCTGGTCGCTTCCTTCAACAGCGACGCGCAGGAGGATCAGTGCCATACGCAGGATAATAACGTGCAGCCCGAGAACAACGAGCAGACCAATATGACGGAATCGAGGATCATTCAGCGCGAGGCCATCAAGCTGGCGGAAGCGGTGGACGCCGAAACCAACAATCAGAACGAGCTCGAGACGACGAGTCTGACGTCCATCGATCTCGAGGCGATTAAACCACCATCTTCGATGGGCAGCCTGCTGTCGCTGACCGCGAGTTACGCCGGCTCGGTCGACAACAGCGAGGCATTCGTCAACCGCGACAGATGTTATTCCACGTCGCTGCCACCGGTGCCCGCGAAAAATTCCACTGATCCTCGCAACGTGCGGAAGAAGTCCCTGCCAATCGGCATGGTGGCGAAACGGGCGCTAGGCCACGGCAATCAGAGTCACACGACCAGTCTGGAGAACCTGCTGAACGAGTGCGCCAGCTCGCATCTCGAAAATGTGAAGCCGCCGTCGATGATGGACGAGCTGCCGGACGTGGGTGATATGGAGAACAGCATGCTGAGCGTAGCCAGTATCACATCGGAAATCGCGGACGCGAAGGACCAGGACTCGCACAGCCTAACTGGCAGCGACCCGGTGGTGTTTGAGATGCTGAAGCCGGTCGCCAATGTGCTGTCTATGACGTGCATGCGCTACGCCGAGGGCAGCGCGAACAACAGCTTGAGCGAGTGCCTGGAGAACATCAATCCGCCATCTTTGTTCAATGAGGTGACCGAGATGGACGAGTCGACGATGGAGGCGAATACGGACACTCTGTGCAGCGACACGCTGTGCATCGAGACGGAGCTGCACACCGACGTCCATTCCATCGTGGCGGAAGTGATCGACGAAGCGGAAAACGACACTGACGAGGCGGCTACGCCGATCTCGTCCGAGTACTGCGTCAGCAGTTCGGCGGAGTCGACGCCGAAGAGGCGGCCGCACCTGATGAGCCATCTGACCCCGAAGCAAAAGCGGCACTTGACAAAAGAGAGATACAAGACGTACACCATCGCCGCGGAAATCGTTaagaaggaggaagaggaacGCCGCAAGCAGGACGGTGCTAACAACGGCGAGGGCGATAAGATTCCACGCTCTTCCTTTACGAGGCTGACGCCGAAGCAGCGCAGGCAAGAAAATCGAGCGAGATTCCAGACGCAGGTGCTGCAAAATCCCTTCCCAGACTTGAACGCGGCTAAAGCTAAGGCGGAGGTGGAGCAAATTCCGGCTGGGAACGTCGAGAAGCAGGAACTCGCGTCTCCCATCAAATCCTCGATCCCGACGCTGACGAAATTGCCCGTGTGCAAGGCGTTGAGGAGGAAACGCGGCGATTCCCAGGAGAGCAAAGAAAGATATCGCACGAGAACGTTGAACGACTCGGAGGCTGTCTTTAAGGAGAACGAGCACGGCGCGAGCGCGACAGAAGAAGGACAAGCGCAAGGATACGCGCGGGGGGAAATTCAAAGCTTGTTGGAACAAAACGCCACAATCGTATTgaagaatttaaaagaatCGAACAAATCTACGAACGACTCCGTCAGAGACGACGACACTCTGCGTTGCGAAACGTACACTGTGGCGAATGACTCCGAGCATAATCTCAGAATGCGTTTTGTAAACGGACTTTCCAGGAAGCTGATGGGCGCGCAGCAAGTCGACGATGACGAAATGCAAACTGAGCGCGCGGAAGCGGCTCGCGAAGGTGCGACTGAATCGAACAGCGACGCAGAATCCAACTGCGAGGAGCAGGAACCGAGAGAGACGAAGAGGCCGCGGATAATCAAGCCGGGAATGCCGGGTCGAGACCCGAGCGCGGATTCCAACGCGACCGACAAGTCCGAGCCAGAGAGCCCGAAGGCCATCAGAGGACGAAGAAAGGCGCTCTATTCGAATCCAATAACGCGTAAACCGACGCCGCAATCGTCGCCGTTGAAACAAGTGAACCCCGTCAGCGGGATACCCATTGGCCGCAGCAACACCTCGCCTATCGTCAGAGCTACGAGGGCCACCACGTTGAGACAGAATAACAACAGTTCGACGGCTACGAAAGATTCTCCGAAATCGAACACGAGCCCGAAGAGAACGCCGTTTTCCGTGGACGCGGAGAGGAAGACGCGAAACCTGGCGACTGTATCGAAAAGAGCCTCCGTGCCGCAGAAAGGATCCTCGTTGACCTTCACGAAGTCTGCTAAGCGTCACAGCACACCACCGGCCTGCTCGTCGAACTATCAGAGCGACGTCAAACCGCCGGAAGTTGCATTCAAGGCGTTGGAGCGTCAAGGAACCTTCACGAAAGACGAGCCGGAAGTGGACAACGCGCCAACGGTGCACTCCGCGTCCTCCTCGCCGGTGAAGACAAAGATCGCCAAGCCGATCAGAGGCGCGTCGTCCAAGGTGCATCCAGCGGCGGCGAAATCCAAGATCTCTGTAAAAGCGCAAGCAGCGTATCAGCCAAAACTAACGAAGGCGAACAGCTCCGAAAAGATGCAGCCGCCCAAAGGGCTGTTGATGGCGCCGAAGAAGGTGTCGCCTGGAAAAATAGCTCCCCCGGCGAAGGTTCTCAACGGCAGCGCACCGCAGAACGAGAAGACCGTCCGCAAAATTAGTCCGCTCGGACAGCGGTCCAACAGCAACTCCAGCATAGTTTCCAACACGTCGCCGAACGTGCAGAATCGCAAGCTGACGAAGGAGGCGACGAGCAAGATCGCGAGTCTTTGGAAGAAAGTCGAGGAGAGCAGGAACAAGCAGCGCTTCGAGAAGGACACCAGGCAGTGGATAAGGCCGGCCAACAGCGCCACCGAGGTGGACGCTGCGCCCGCCGCCGCTGCGTACAGCAACCCACCGGCGTACAGACTGTTTCGCAGTTCCACGTTCGAGGGAATCTCCCAGGAGGacagcgacgacgacgagacaATCGCCTGCAGAGTCACGTCCAAACTACCCATCCTGGGCGCACCAGTCGCGGCACCTGGCGGCCCCAAGTACAGAAACTCCTGCGATCTGACGGGCGTGAGCGCCCACGAGGCGCCCTGTAAGATCCCGGTGAAGTCCTGCGAGTCGTACAAGAGAGAGACGACGCAGCTGGATGACGCCTTGGTGACCATGAGGAAGCAACAGAGCGCCGAATTCGCGGCGGAGACGGACCCGACCAAGAGGATATCCAGGCTCGGCTCTTTCATCCGGATGGAtccagcggcggcggcggcagcagcagcagcagcagcagcagcggcggcggcggcagcggcagcggagAACGGCGTGCGAACGCCGGCCTCGGCGATCGTGCCGCCTTTTAATTACAATCCGAAGCCAGACATTCCATCGCAGGCGGCCAGAGCTAGGTCGGACGAGGGTCAGGGTAAATTCGAGGCAGCGGAAATAGTCACTGGATCCGCTAGGGTGACGACAGTATAG